A single window of Candidatus Atribacteria bacterium ADurb.Bin276 DNA harbors:
- the gutB_2 gene encoding Sorbitol dehydrogenase, which yields MKAAHFLGPGQMEVREVPKPEIGDGEVLLKVAACAICGTDVRIFQFGHPKVKPPHITGHEISAEIVEVGKGVEGYKIGDKVSVITVISCGRCHYCRRGLQNLCPDQEYIGYHFPGGFAEYLKIPKAGVDKGNLLVLPPDMDLLEASLVEPLSCAVNGQSYLNIGFGETVLVIGSGPIGCMHVELAKNRGAGKIIIADISGERLNLAKRVQADYYINSAEKNLKDEVLTITDGLGADVIIVAASSGSAQEQALEMIAPQGRISLFGGLPKDKPTIQFNSNTVHYKEIGVFGVFASNASQYEEAAKLIYSKRINAKGLITHVVPLEKVVEGIQLVKEGKALKAVVSFL from the coding sequence ATGAAAGCTGCGCATTTTCTCGGACCAGGTCAAATGGAAGTTCGTGAAGTCCCGAAGCCAGAAATTGGTGACGGTGAAGTGTTGTTAAAGGTAGCTGCCTGTGCTATCTGTGGAACCGATGTCCGTATTTTCCAATTTGGTCACCCAAAAGTGAAGCCGCCTCATATTACTGGTCATGAAATATCGGCTGAAATAGTTGAGGTAGGAAAGGGAGTAGAGGGTTATAAGATTGGAGATAAAGTTTCGGTGATAACAGTTATTTCCTGTGGACGCTGTCATTATTGCCGACGTGGTCTCCAAAATCTATGTCCCGACCAAGAATACATCGGGTACCATTTTCCAGGGGGGTTTGCCGAGTATTTAAAAATACCAAAAGCAGGCGTTGATAAAGGCAATTTACTCGTTTTGCCGCCAGATATGGATTTGCTTGAAGCCAGCTTGGTAGAACCGCTTTCCTGTGCTGTAAATGGACAATCCTATTTAAACATTGGATTTGGAGAAACTGTTTTAGTGATCGGATCGGGTCCTATCGGATGTATGCATGTTGAATTAGCCAAAAACCGAGGAGCCGGTAAGATCATCATTGCTGATATATCCGGGGAACGTTTGAACTTAGCTAAACGAGTACAAGCCGATTACTATATAAACTCAGCCGAAAAGAACCTAAAAGATGAAGTGTTGACTATTACCGATGGTTTGGGAGCGGATGTTATCATCGTAGCAGCATCATCTGGATCGGCTCAAGAACAAGCTTTGGAGATGATTGCTCCTCAAGGGCGCATTAGCCTATTTGGTGGTTTACCCAAGGACAAACCAACCATTCAATTCAACAGTAATACTGTCCATTATAAAGAGATAGGAGTGTTTGGAGTGTTTGCTTCTAATGCTTCTCAGTATGAAGAAGCGGCCAAGCTGATTTATTCCAAGCGGATTAATGCCAAGGGTTTGATTACCCATGTGGTTCCCCTTGAAAAAGTAGTTGAGGGAATCCAGCTGGTCAAAGAAGGAAAAGCCTTGAAAGCAGTTGTGAGTTTTTTATAG
- the srlD gene encoding Sorbitol-6-phosphate 2-dehydrogenase encodes MEIQPLKEKIAFITGSASGIGQGIALRFAKEGAQIACCDLNLEGAEKTAQEVKSLGQQALAIQLDVTKSKDVENAVRQVHDHFGRIDILVNSAGIIKANFITDVPESTWDAIIDVDLKGTFLCIKEVTKYMVEQKGGKIINISSKSGKKGGLWLAAYSSAKFGVIGLTQSVATDLAPFHINVNAICPGNVFSTPMWDLLDKEYSVKLGVPPEQVRKIYVEKVPLGRGCTVEDISNLAVFLASSQSDYMTGQAINLTGGQEVH; translated from the coding sequence ATGGAAATCCAACCGTTGAAAGAAAAAATTGCTTTTATCACTGGTTCTGCTTCGGGAATAGGACAAGGAATTGCTCTCCGCTTTGCAAAAGAAGGAGCACAAATTGCCTGTTGTGATTTAAATTTAGAAGGTGCAGAGAAAACAGCTCAAGAAGTCAAATCTCTTGGACAACAAGCTTTAGCGATTCAGCTAGATGTTACCAAGAGTAAAGATGTAGAAAATGCAGTTCGACAGGTTCATGACCATTTTGGGAGAATTGATATTTTGGTGAATTCAGCCGGGATAATTAAAGCCAACTTTATAACCGACGTTCCCGAATCAACCTGGGATGCAATTATCGATGTTGACCTTAAGGGAACTTTTCTCTGTATCAAGGAAGTAACTAAATATATGGTTGAACAAAAAGGTGGAAAAATTATCAATATTAGTTCTAAGTCAGGGAAGAAGGGTGGCTTGTGGCTGGCTGCTTATAGTTCAGCAAAATTTGGGGTAATAGGGCTAACTCAAAGTGTTGCTACCGATCTCGCCCCTTTTCATATCAATGTCAATGCCATTTGCCCTGGTAATGTGTTTTCAACCCCAATGTGGGATTTATTGGATAAAGAATATTCAGTAAAATTAGGGGTTCCTCCTGAACAGGTTCGAAAAATTTATGTCGAAAAAGTACCTCTGGGAAGAGGTTGTACTGTTGAAGATATATCAAACCTGGCGGTTTTTCTTGCTTCTTCACAGTCCGACTATATGACCGGTCAAGCAATTAACTTAACCGGTGGGCAGGAGGTCCACTGA
- a CDS encoding ATP-NAD kinase has translation MGRRSTELNTIGLVVNPAAGKDIRRLVAHGSVFGNREKVNYTIRILLGFDQITTAPIKLIYMPDPYELIETVIDEVGKSLKNIEFEKAPITVFGDEADTTHFAQYISKKPNVSALVVLGGDGTNRLVAKYSRKIPLFSISAGTNNVFADNIEPTICGMALGYFINGWVKKDQVLERKKILRIFQENIEKGIALVDVVLLDKKEIGARAVWDSSLVKLVVVTQTDSMKTGLSTIVDRVIKISSQDPYGGYVFPNRSGRMVGVAIAPGLVQKIGIGEWGYLQENQSIPINHTDGIIALDGERELPVRSGEKWTVLLDRNGPVKANINQIMEKVR, from the coding sequence GTGGGCAGGAGGTCCACTGAGCTGAATACGATAGGCTTAGTTGTTAATCCAGCAGCTGGGAAAGATATACGAAGATTAGTTGCTCATGGATCAGTATTTGGGAATCGAGAAAAGGTCAACTATACTATTCGAATTCTTTTAGGATTTGACCAAATAACGACTGCACCAATAAAATTAATTTATATGCCCGATCCGTATGAGCTGATTGAAACGGTTATTGATGAAGTTGGTAAATCTTTAAAAAACATTGAGTTTGAGAAAGCACCAATAACCGTTTTTGGAGATGAAGCCGATACTACTCATTTTGCTCAATATATTTCCAAAAAACCAAATGTTTCAGCCTTAGTTGTTTTAGGTGGAGATGGAACGAATCGGTTAGTAGCTAAATATAGCCGGAAAATCCCTCTTTTTTCTATATCTGCCGGAACAAATAATGTTTTTGCTGATAACATTGAACCGACAATTTGCGGGATGGCGCTTGGGTATTTTATTAATGGGTGGGTTAAAAAGGACCAGGTGTTAGAAAGGAAAAAAATATTACGAATTTTTCAAGAAAATATTGAAAAAGGCATTGCTTTGGTGGATGTGGTTTTATTAGATAAAAAGGAAATTGGTGCACGTGCAGTATGGGATTCGTCATTGGTGAAATTAGTTGTAGTCACTCAAACCGATTCCATGAAAACTGGCTTAAGCACCATTGTAGATCGGGTAATAAAGATATCATCCCAAGATCCTTATGGAGGCTATGTTTTTCCCAATCGCAGTGGTCGGATGGTTGGAGTGGCCATAGCTCCTGGTTTAGTGCAAAAAATTGGTATTGGTGAGTGGGGTTATCTTCAGGAAAATCAATCAATACCAATTAATCATACTGATGGAATAATTGCTCTCGATGGTGAAAGAGAACTGCCGGTTCGTTCGGGGGAAAAATGGACGGTCCTATTGGATAGAAATGGTCCGGTAAAAGCGAATATCAATCAGATAATGGAGAAGGTGCGATAA
- the pdhC gene encoding Dihydrolipoyllysine-residue acetyltransferase component of pyruvate dehydrogenase complex has translation MAEKIIMPKLGLTMEEGVINKWLVKEGDQVEKGDALFEVATDKVNMEVESTANGVVLKIMAAEGETIPITQTVAYVGKPGEVIEEKEESVPAPQKTEEKPVSVQIEEKKATIDLETAGERIKASPLARRLASEYGLDLSKIQGTGPGGRIVKEDIEKAYQQKEIIAPQKEEKPKAEPVVMVKETLIPGEGLPKEVIPLTRMRKIIAERMHSSMQNKPHFYLQMEVLADELVKLRGRMLPLIEKTTGLRISYNDILIKIVAQSLEKFPTINAYFLDNGIQMNPAVNIGVAVALEDGLIVPVVKNANLKGLSQIVVETNDLSKRARESKLLPEEITGGTFTISNLGMYGVDSFNAIINAPESAILACGAIKKRPYFDGENIVVASLMNLTLSGDHQIVDGAVAAQFMQYLKNLIEEPLGLIV, from the coding sequence ATGGCAGAAAAAATAATTATGCCCAAATTGGGATTAACCATGGAAGAGGGAGTTATTAACAAATGGTTGGTCAAAGAGGGAGATCAGGTCGAGAAGGGCGATGCACTATTTGAAGTCGCAACCGATAAAGTGAATATGGAGGTCGAATCAACAGCTAACGGAGTTGTTTTAAAGATTATGGCTGCCGAAGGGGAAACCATTCCAATTACCCAAACGGTCGCTTATGTTGGGAAACCAGGTGAAGTTATTGAAGAAAAAGAAGAATCTGTTCCAGCTCCTCAGAAAACTGAAGAGAAACCGGTATCAGTCCAAATAGAAGAAAAAAAGGCTACTATAGATTTGGAAACTGCAGGAGAACGAATCAAAGCTTCACCTCTCGCTCGTCGATTAGCCAGTGAATATGGTCTTGACCTATCAAAAATTCAAGGAACCGGACCGGGAGGGAGAATCGTTAAAGAAGATATTGAAAAGGCATATCAACAAAAGGAAATCATTGCGCCACAAAAAGAAGAAAAACCAAAAGCAGAGCCAGTAGTTATGGTAAAAGAAACATTGATACCTGGTGAAGGATTACCCAAAGAAGTGATTCCTCTTACCCGCATGAGAAAAATTATTGCAGAAAGAATGCACAGTAGTATGCAAAATAAACCTCATTTTTACTTACAAATGGAGGTTTTAGCTGATGAATTGGTTAAATTAAGAGGAAGGATGTTGCCTCTTATTGAAAAAACCACTGGACTTCGAATTTCCTACAATGATATTTTGATAAAAATTGTTGCCCAGAGTTTAGAGAAATTTCCAACCATCAATGCTTACTTTCTCGATAATGGAATCCAGATGAATCCAGCCGTTAACATTGGAGTAGCTGTTGCCTTGGAAGATGGTTTGATTGTTCCAGTAGTTAAAAATGCCAATCTGAAAGGACTATCACAAATTGTAGTTGAAACCAATGATTTATCAAAAAGAGCTCGTGAATCAAAATTGCTTCCCGAAGAAATAACCGGAGGCACCTTTACTATATCAAATTTAGGCATGTATGGAGTTGATTCTTTTAACGCTATTATTAATGCACCGGAATCGGCCATTTTAGCCTGTGGTGCAATTAAAAAACGTCCCTATTTTGATGGAGAAAATATTGTTGTAGCTTCTTTAATGAACTTAACCTTATCGGGAGATCACCAGATTGTAGATGGGGCAGTTGCAGCCCAATTCATGCAATATTTAAAGAATCTCATTGAAGAGCCTTTGGGATTAATCGTATAA
- the xylB_3 gene encoding Xylulose kinase, translating into MNYFLGIDVGTTGCKAILVDENGELIAKGVEEYPLYTPRPNWAEQDPSDWWQGTQQAIKKTLDSVSIDRKAIVGIGLTGQMHGSVFLNNKGEVIRPAILWCDQRTAKECEEITQIVGREKMMRINGNPVLAGFTAPKIYWLKNNEPDHYKRIDKILLPKDYIRFCLTGEFATDVSDASGTSLFDVPRRQWSDEIISDLKLNRNWFPDCFESPEITGYLKREIAQLFGMNDQVIVVAGGGDNAAGAIGTGIVKSGLVSASIGTSGVVFAFSDEVKIDMKGRVHTFCHAVPGKWHVMGVMLAAGGSFRWLRDVLGTEEKNLAALLDKDAYEILTEEAAQVEPGGEGLIFLPYLTGERTPHADPYARGVFFGLTLKHRKNEIVRAVMEGVTFGMRDSFEIIREMGIPIGEVMAIGGGAKSPLWRKIQADIYQVPLYQVRVDEGPAFGAALLAAVGKGVFPNVEQACQKAVKVMDKVYPDSQKGIRYNEIYQIYKDLYPALKPFYKRISNISW; encoded by the coding sequence GTGAATTATTTTCTAGGAATAGACGTAGGAACTACTGGGTGTAAAGCAATTTTAGTTGACGAAAATGGTGAACTTATTGCGAAGGGTGTAGAAGAATATCCCCTTTATACTCCACGTCCCAACTGGGCGGAACAAGATCCTTCTGATTGGTGGCAGGGAACCCAACAAGCTATCAAAAAAACCCTTGATTCAGTTTCTATTGATCGAAAAGCTATCGTTGGTATTGGTTTGACTGGTCAGATGCATGGGTCGGTTTTTCTCAATAATAAAGGAGAAGTGATTCGTCCGGCTATATTGTGGTGCGATCAAAGAACTGCAAAGGAATGCGAAGAAATCACACAAATCGTTGGTCGAGAAAAAATGATGCGGATCAACGGAAATCCGGTTTTAGCCGGTTTTACAGCACCAAAAATTTATTGGTTGAAAAATAATGAACCAGATCATTATAAACGTATTGATAAAATTTTGCTTCCCAAAGACTATATACGATTTTGCCTGACCGGTGAATTCGCAACCGATGTTTCTGACGCATCAGGTACTTCGTTATTTGATGTACCCCGTCGACAATGGTCAGATGAAATCATTTCTGATCTTAAACTCAATCGAAATTGGTTTCCAGATTGCTTTGAGTCACCGGAGATAACTGGTTATTTAAAAAGAGAAATTGCTCAGTTATTTGGAATGAATGACCAAGTTATTGTTGTTGCCGGGGGAGGGGATAACGCAGCTGGAGCCATAGGAACTGGTATTGTTAAGTCTGGCTTGGTATCAGCGAGTATTGGTACTTCGGGCGTGGTTTTTGCTTTTAGTGATGAAGTTAAAATTGATATGAAAGGCCGTGTTCATACCTTTTGCCATGCGGTTCCGGGTAAGTGGCACGTTATGGGTGTTATGTTGGCAGCTGGTGGATCTTTCCGTTGGCTTCGTGATGTTCTTGGAACGGAGGAAAAAAACCTGGCGGCACTACTTGATAAAGATGCCTATGAGATTTTAACCGAAGAAGCGGCTCAGGTTGAACCGGGTGGTGAAGGTCTGATCTTTTTGCCCTATCTAACCGGCGAAAGGACGCCTCATGCCGATCCCTATGCTCGAGGAGTGTTTTTTGGTTTAACCCTCAAGCATCGGAAGAATGAAATAGTGCGTGCAGTTATGGAAGGAGTTACCTTTGGCATGAGGGATTCCTTTGAGATCATTCGAGAAATGGGAATTCCAATTGGGGAAGTCATGGCCATTGGTGGTGGTGCCAAAAGCCCATTGTGGAGAAAAATTCAAGCCGATATATATCAAGTTCCCTTGTACCAGGTTCGAGTAGATGAAGGGCCGGCATTTGGTGCAGCTTTATTAGCAGCGGTTGGGAAGGGAGTTTTTCCTAATGTGGAGCAAGCCTGTCAAAAGGCGGTGAAAGTGATGGATAAAGTTTATCCCGATTCCCAAAAGGGTATTCGGTATAACGAAATTTATCAAATTTATAAAGACCTGTATCCGGCTTTAAAACCATTTTATAAGAGGATTTCTAATATTTCTTGGTAA
- the iolC gene encoding 5-dehydro-2-deoxygluconokinase, with translation MDKKAICLGELLIDFVSTLNGVTLRDAPGFEKAPGGAPANVAVGLSKLGIETYFIGKIGKDAFGDFLRMTLDKYGVKTNYLTTTTKAKTTLAFVSLTEEGERDFVFYRDPGADMLLDQSDIIDLIFSGSGVFHFGSITMTHEPSNSATFKAIQLARKYGYLVSFDPNLRPALWKTLDEAREKMRLGMELSDVVKLNEEEAMFIAETNTVEEAIRYLQRSYNLALVIITLGKEGSILVHQEKSLRVEGFPVHAVDTTGAGDGFVAGLISSLYMFWNDLRERKSIPDDTLRYAGRRANAVGALTTLKKGAIPALPTQEEVEIFIEENPL, from the coding sequence TTGGATAAGAAAGCCATATGTTTAGGGGAACTCTTAATTGATTTCGTATCCACTTTAAATGGCGTAACCTTAAGGGATGCTCCAGGCTTTGAAAAAGCACCAGGGGGTGCTCCTGCCAACGTAGCAGTGGGCTTGTCAAAGTTAGGTATTGAAACTTATTTTATTGGAAAAATTGGCAAAGATGCCTTTGGTGATTTTTTAAGAATGACTTTGGACAAGTATGGTGTCAAAACTAATTATTTAACTACAACGACTAAAGCAAAAACTACTTTAGCTTTTGTTTCTTTAACTGAAGAGGGCGAAAGGGATTTTGTTTTTTACCGAGATCCAGGAGCAGACATGCTTTTGGACCAATCGGATATTATAGATTTGATATTTTCTGGAAGCGGTGTTTTTCATTTTGGATCAATTACTATGACTCACGAACCATCCAATAGCGCGACATTTAAGGCAATTCAATTAGCTCGTAAATATGGTTATTTGGTATCTTTTGATCCGAATTTACGGCCAGCCTTATGGAAAACCTTGGATGAAGCACGGGAAAAAATGCGGCTTGGAATGGAACTATCCGATGTTGTAAAATTAAACGAAGAAGAAGCGATGTTTATTGCAGAAACCAATACCGTTGAAGAAGCAATTCGTTACTTACAACGAAGCTACAATCTTGCTTTGGTTATTATAACCTTGGGGAAAGAAGGTTCTATCCTTGTTCACCAAGAAAAATCACTTCGAGTAGAAGGCTTTCCGGTTCATGCTGTTGATACTACTGGAGCTGGAGATGGCTTTGTTGCTGGACTGATCAGTTCACTTTATATGTTTTGGAATGACCTGAGAGAAAGAAAATCCATCCCTGATGACACACTTCGTTATGCAGGTCGTCGTGCCAATGCGGTAGGAGCACTCACAACCTTAAAAAAGGGAGCTATTCCAGCTCTTCCAACTCAAGAAGAGGTTGAAATTTTTATTGAGGAGAACCCCTTGTGA